One window of the Burkholderia ubonensis subsp. mesacidophila genome contains the following:
- a CDS encoding DesA family fatty acid desaturase: MSAFLLNGELRLSWWQLVWVVLALTHVTIISVTVYLHRCQAHRALDLHPGVSHFFRFWLWLTTGMLTTQWVAVHRKHHARDETGEDPHSPRIRGFATVLLRGAELYRAEARNEETLRRYGLGTPDDWLERHVYARYPNLGVGLLAVIDVGLFGLPGVSAWAIQMMWIPFWAGGVVNGCGHFSGYRNFATSDASTNIFPLGILIGGEELHNNHHAYVTSARLSNRWFEFDIGWLYIRLLAALRLATIRRVATKPRLFPNKAVVDDATLQAIIRDRHEVMAAYARMFERACRWELRRIKDMSRDDKRAFALAMKRWLRQAWGYRDKPDLQALTSRNASRRIRVYVDMYEALLELWAWSHASREQLLVHLQNWCRYAEQSDVTAIADFSIRLRRYT, translated from the coding sequence ATGTCGGCATTTCTTCTGAACGGTGAGCTGAGACTGTCCTGGTGGCAGCTTGTCTGGGTCGTGCTCGCGCTCACGCATGTCACCATCATCAGCGTGACGGTGTACCTGCACCGCTGTCAGGCGCACCGGGCGCTGGATTTGCACCCGGGCGTCAGCCACTTCTTCCGGTTCTGGCTGTGGTTGACGACCGGTATGCTGACCACGCAGTGGGTCGCGGTGCATCGCAAGCATCACGCCAGGGACGAGACCGGGGAAGATCCGCACAGCCCGCGAATCCGGGGCTTCGCGACCGTGCTGCTCCGCGGCGCGGAACTGTATCGAGCCGAAGCGCGGAACGAGGAAACGCTACGCAGATATGGGTTGGGCACGCCAGACGACTGGCTCGAACGCCACGTCTACGCTCGCTATCCGAATCTCGGCGTTGGGCTGCTGGCTGTGATCGACGTCGGGCTGTTCGGGCTACCCGGCGTGTCGGCGTGGGCGATCCAGATGATGTGGATTCCGTTCTGGGCCGGCGGCGTGGTCAATGGTTGCGGCCACTTCAGCGGTTATCGGAATTTCGCCACGTCCGATGCGAGCACCAACATCTTTCCGCTGGGCATCCTGATCGGCGGAGAAGAGTTGCATAACAATCACCACGCGTACGTGACGTCCGCCAGGCTGTCGAACCGATGGTTCGAGTTCGACATCGGCTGGCTGTACATTCGCCTGCTGGCAGCATTGAGATTGGCGACCATTCGGCGGGTAGCAACGAAGCCGCGCCTGTTCCCGAACAAGGCTGTGGTCGACGACGCGACGCTGCAAGCGATCATCCGCGACCGACATGAAGTCATGGCCGCCTATGCGCGCATGTTCGAGCGCGCCTGCCGGTGGGAGCTGCGCCGCATCAAGGACATGAGCCGCGACGACAAGCGCGCGTTCGCGCTTGCTATGAAACGGTGGCTGCGCCAGGCCTGGGGCTATCGGGACAAGCCCGACCTGCAGGCGCTGACGAGCCGCAATGCCAGCCGGCGAATACGCGTGTACGTGGATATGTATGAGGCTTTGCTCGAGCTATGGGCGTGGTCACACGCATCGCGCGAGCAATTGCTGGTCCACTTGCAAAATTGGTGCCGCTACGCGGAGCAAAGCGATGTCACCGCGATCGCCGATTTTTCGATACGCCTGCGGCGGTATACCTGA
- a CDS encoding type II toxin-antitoxin system HicB family antitoxin produces the protein MEYPIFITRQGGSRYRGWLPDFPGVDVEGNSYSELADAANDRVNELYDHCARLVPSPTTDMAALQASCIDDGEGIWRFIDIARPTSCSVLVLLCLPKQLVEKIDAVAKSRHISREALVAECTEGIGVPALRSSCRELVLA, from the coding sequence GTGGAATACCCCATTTTTATCACCCGACAGGGAGGCTCACGCTATCGCGGATGGTTGCCGGATTTTCCCGGCGTGGACGTGGAGGGCAACTCGTACAGCGAGTTGGCAGACGCCGCAAACGACCGGGTCAATGAACTGTATGACCATTGCGCGCGCCTCGTTCCGTCCCCTACAACGGACATGGCGGCATTGCAGGCGTCGTGCATCGACGACGGCGAGGGAATCTGGAGGTTCATCGATATTGCCCGGCCGACATCGTGTTCGGTGCTGGTCTTGCTATGCCTCCCTAAGCAACTCGTCGAAAAGATCGATGCAGTGGCGAAATCGCGCCATATAAGCCGCGAAGCGTTGGTGGCTGAGTGTACGGAAGGAATTGGCGTACCAGCGTTGCGGTCCTCCTGCCGCGAACTTGTCTTGGCGTAG
- a CDS encoding Crp/Fnr family transcriptional regulator, with protein sequence MSGQPSMIENHLLAALPADDLAHISQQLALVDMPLGKVLYESGGALSHVYFPTTSIVSLLYVMEDGSSAEIAIVGNDGLIGIALFMGGETTPSRAIVQSAGHAYRLDARILKDEFRRGGSMQRLLLRYTQALITQMAQTAVCNRHHSIDQQLCRWLLLSLDRLPSSELKMTQELIANMLGVRRSGVTEAALKLQDAGLIRYNYGHIEVLDRSGLEMRVCECYGVVRREFDRLLPDLKRL encoded by the coding sequence ATGTCGGGTCAGCCGTCCATGATCGAAAACCATCTGCTAGCAGCATTACCGGCAGATGATCTGGCGCATATTTCTCAGCAGCTCGCGTTGGTTGACATGCCGTTGGGGAAGGTGCTGTACGAGTCGGGTGGTGCTCTCAGTCACGTCTATTTTCCGACGACGTCCATCGTGTCGCTGTTGTACGTGATGGAAGACGGTTCGTCAGCCGAAATTGCCATCGTCGGCAACGACGGGTTGATCGGCATCGCGCTATTCATGGGGGGCGAAACAACCCCGAGCCGCGCGATCGTCCAAAGCGCAGGACACGCTTACCGACTCGATGCACGCATCCTGAAAGACGAGTTCCGTCGAGGTGGCTCGATGCAGCGGCTGTTGCTACGCTACACCCAGGCGCTCATCACTCAGATGGCGCAGACGGCCGTATGCAATCGGCATCACTCGATCGATCAGCAACTCTGTCGATGGCTCCTGCTCAGCCTCGATCGCCTGCCATCGAGCGAACTGAAAATGACGCAGGAGCTGATCGCCAACATGCTCGGTGTCCGCCGGTCGGGCGTGACGGAAGCCGCGCTGAAACTTCAGGATGCCGGGTTGATCCGGTACAACTATGGGCACATCGAGGTATTGGATCGCTCCGGGCTCGAAATGCGCGTGTGTGAATGCTACGGCGTGGTCAGGCGAGAATTCGACCGCTTGCTCCCTGATTTGAAGCGCCTTTAG
- a CDS encoding slipin family protein produces the protein MNPVTLFLSTAFLLAALAVGTLANPYLALPLFIVAVLIALSVKVANVWEKFVILRVGKLQSVKGAGFFMIIPILDNVVAVIDERIQTTAFNAQEALTRDTVPVNVDAIIFWHVHDAQKAALAITDYRQAIDRVAQTSLREMIGSSMLATLLSDRKAADAHLADEIGRKTADWGITVRSVETRDVAIPVALQDSMSRQAQAEREKQARVILGSAEAEVAAKFVEASRVYENHPAALQLRAMNIIYETTKERGATILIPSSMVDSLNPVLALAIAGHDVTESTSPLTLKTAA, from the coding sequence ATGAATCCCGTCACACTATTTCTTTCCACCGCCTTTTTGTTAGCGGCGCTGGCCGTCGGCACCTTGGCCAATCCGTATCTCGCGTTACCCCTCTTCATCGTCGCCGTTCTTATCGCACTCTCCGTGAAAGTGGCCAATGTCTGGGAGAAGTTCGTGATCCTGCGCGTCGGGAAACTGCAGAGCGTCAAGGGTGCCGGTTTTTTTATGATTATCCCGATACTGGACAACGTTGTCGCGGTGATCGACGAGCGTATTCAAACGACTGCGTTCAACGCACAGGAGGCCCTTACCAGAGATACGGTGCCGGTCAACGTCGACGCCATCATTTTCTGGCATGTACACGACGCGCAGAAAGCGGCACTCGCCATCACTGATTACCGGCAGGCCATCGATCGCGTCGCGCAAACCTCGCTGCGGGAGATGATTGGTTCATCGATGCTGGCCACGCTGCTCTCTGATCGAAAAGCTGCCGATGCACACCTGGCAGATGAGATCGGCAGAAAAACCGCAGATTGGGGTATCACGGTACGGTCCGTGGAAACCCGGGACGTAGCGATCCCCGTCGCGCTGCAGGATTCGATGTCACGGCAGGCGCAAGCCGAACGCGAGAAGCAGGCGCGCGTGATACTCGGTTCCGCGGAGGCCGAGGTGGCGGCGAAATTCGTCGAAGCTTCGCGAGTCTATGAAAATCATCCGGCCGCACTTCAATTGCGGGCAATGAACATCATCTATGAAACGACAAAGGAGCGCGGGGCCACGATCCTGATTCCGAGTTCGATGGTGGACAGCTTGAACCCTGTTCTGGCGTTGGCAATTGCCGGGCATGACGTGACGGAGTCGACATCGCCGCTGACGCTCAAGACAGCGGCATAG